A window of Coleofasciculus sp. FACHB-T130 contains these coding sequences:
- a CDS encoding DVUA0089 family protein, protein MKKLAQITAISVLVTGLSSAHAQAATFTEKSDAGKTLNTAKIIPSGSQILEFITGTLSDNDADLFQIFLTGGQTFSATTISLDTLVGLPVDNVLGTPTELLEDPQLFLFDAAGKGIYGNDDIPGLNSQSVLSSGGFSPAQSGIYYLAIASSGYDPVSASGKIFSAGADGTLEPMGSGGNLSLSGFTGTSATSGRYAIALTGVTTSAESSTASIPEPSGTLGILALGTLGAVSHVKNNRKKQKITS, encoded by the coding sequence ATGAAAAAACTAGCGCAGATAACCGCCATATCGGTACTGGTTACAGGGTTATCATCAGCTCATGCCCAAGCTGCCACATTCACAGAGAAAAGTGATGCTGGGAAGACTCTAAATACAGCAAAAATTATCCCATCAGGGTCGCAAATACTAGAGTTTATTACTGGGACACTTTCTGATAATGATGCTGACTTATTCCAAATTTTTCTGACCGGAGGACAGACATTCTCGGCGACAACAATTAGCCTGGATACGCTGGTAGGACTCCCAGTTGATAATGTTTTAGGTACCCCAACCGAGCTGCTTGAAGACCCGCAGTTATTCTTGTTTGATGCGGCTGGTAAGGGCATTTATGGGAATGACGATATCCCTGGCTTAAATTCACAATCAGTTTTATCCTCTGGTGGTTTTTCTCCCGCTCAATCTGGTATTTACTATTTAGCGATTGCTAGCTCTGGTTACGATCCTGTAAGTGCATCTGGGAAAATTTTCTCGGCTGGAGCGGATGGAACTCTAGAACCGATGGGTTCGGGCGGAAACCTTTCCTTGAGCGGCTTTACAGGTACGAGCGCTACCAGTGGAAGATACGCGATCGCACTAACCGGAGTTACAACTAGCGCTGAAAGTAGCACTGCAAGCATTCCCGAACCCTCTGGAACATTAGGCATTTTAGCTTTGGGTACTTTAGGGGCAGTTTCTCATGTGAAAAACAATAGAAAAAAACAAAAAATCACTAGTTGA
- a CDS encoding sulfite exporter TauE/SafE family protein, which produces MNAKWRRYGTLSLLSFLGAILLWFAAATPSYSHWADLSVAEIMVGETETQMTLTFPTGLMAFADDNQDSQLSPDEVRTHQTQLQTFLSDRIRLSDNQKQKATLTINASETSALPPNLKVTTGTHSSLQLTYNWSQPVQGLQIHYNLFLPGVPTATCLATILHSGQVQNFIFSPKNQTFSLMPPGLAWLNGGSLLIAIAGSFAWGAMHALSPGHGKTIVGAYLVGSHATPKHALFLGLATTIAHTTGVFALGAIALFASQYILPDQLYPWLSVLSGLMVVAIGLNLFINRLRSHQIGKLATAHQHLSFSASQSHSHRHHSHEPHHHDHHHDDSHHHEPHHHHHPHEPHHHGEHSHHNHSHLPPGADGSPVTWRNLLALGISGGLVPCPSALVLLLSAIALGRIGFGLMLVLTFSLGLAGVLTGLGLLLVYSKRFFDRLPIQMRIVRILPAVSALVIALLGVGITTQALMQTGLVRL; this is translated from the coding sequence ATGAACGCAAAGTGGCGTCGATACGGCACGCTGAGCCTGCTGTCGTTTTTGGGAGCGATATTACTTTGGTTCGCTGCTGCTACCCCTAGTTACTCTCACTGGGCTGATTTGTCAGTAGCTGAGATTATGGTGGGCGAGACTGAAACTCAAATGACGCTTACCTTTCCCACAGGGTTGATGGCATTTGCAGATGACAACCAGGATAGTCAACTTTCACCCGATGAAGTCCGGACTCATCAAACTCAGTTGCAGACATTCTTAAGCGATCGCATCCGCCTCAGCGATAACCAGAAGCAAAAAGCTACCCTAACCATTAACGCATCAGAGACCAGCGCCCTACCGCCAAACTTGAAAGTTACCACGGGCACCCACAGCAGCTTACAGCTCACCTACAACTGGTCTCAGCCGGTTCAAGGACTCCAGATCCACTACAATCTATTTCTGCCTGGAGTGCCAACCGCCACTTGCCTTGCAACGATTCTGCATTCCGGACAGGTGCAAAACTTTATCTTCAGCCCCAAAAACCAGACATTTTCATTAATGCCGCCTGGGTTGGCGTGGCTTAACGGGGGAAGCTTGCTGATTGCGATCGCTGGCTCATTTGCGTGGGGTGCAATGCACGCCCTCTCTCCCGGTCACGGCAAGACGATTGTGGGAGCGTACTTGGTGGGTTCCCATGCTACCCCCAAACACGCCCTATTTTTAGGGCTAGCGACGACAATCGCCCATACTACCGGCGTGTTTGCCTTGGGAGCGATCGCGCTGTTTGCCTCACAGTACATCCTGCCCGATCAGTTATATCCCTGGCTTAGTGTCCTCTCCGGTTTGATGGTGGTGGCGATTGGTCTCAACTTGTTCATCAACCGCCTGCGGAGTCATCAAATCGGCAAATTAGCGACGGCACATCAGCATCTTAGCTTTTCAGCTTCCCAGAGCCATTCCCACCGTCATCACAGCCACGAACCTCATCACCACGATCATCACCACGACGATTCTCATCACCACGAACCTCATCACCACCATCACCCTCACGAACCTCATCACCACGGCGAACATTCTCACCACAACCACTCGCACTTACCCCCAGGTGCGGATGGATCGCCCGTTACCTGGCGTAACCTGCTTGCCCTAGGTATTTCAGGCGGTTTGGTGCCGTGTCCTTCAGCCTTGGTTTTGCTGCTAAGCGCGATCGCTCTGGGACGGATCGGCTTTGGACTGATGCTGGTGTTGACATTTAGTTTAGGACTCGCAGGCGTGCTAACGGGGTTGGGATTGCTACTCGTTTACAGCAAGCGCTTCTTCGATCGGCTACCGATTCAGATGCGGATCGTAAGGATTTTGCCTGCGGTGAGTGCATTAGTGATTGCCCTCCTGGGTGTAGGCATCACCACCCAAGCCTTGATGCAAACCGGGTTGGTTCGGCTATAA
- a CDS encoding tetratricopeptide repeat protein, whose amino-acid sequence MKRAEYYKSENLKGGLSGRLVLKRWWIPLLVALPIAGVLVGWRLWNPSAELDAPYRYPFSQSPSDNITAALGREIAFYQERIRRNPGDGLDRTALAKAYLKMARATGDANWYLMAEQSAKRSLANLSFDNQGAILVLARIAEAKHDFTEAIRLAKQVLQTESGNEDALSLLVTSNLAMGKVDEANRVANALVDKIPTLGSLTLRALVKVAQGQDAAAIQDFQQALAAEEPGETGSSAWTRTLLGRFYFQRGNHQLAKELYQEVLRILPRYPLALVNLAELETRLGQYRAAERHYSQVFVSPTYQNVFDHVALQGMARVKHLQGDQSGAQELWDKAEALIRQHQNITSFGHRRELARLLLERGRSEDFAEALSLMQAEVAIRRDAETLDTLAWALCRSERWREAQQVVAEALGRGTRDAGIFARAGTIEQALGNNSQAIAYFQKAEEIDPTFDEQTQRSQRLNSNSATEVNQ is encoded by the coding sequence ATGAAACGTGCTGAGTATTACAAATCCGAAAACTTGAAAGGTGGGTTGAGTGGGCGTCTTGTGCTGAAGCGTTGGTGGATACCGCTCTTGGTGGCGCTACCGATTGCCGGAGTTTTGGTAGGGTGGCGTTTGTGGAATCCCAGTGCTGAACTCGACGCTCCTTATCGTTATCCCTTTTCCCAATCACCCTCAGACAATATCACCGCCGCTTTGGGACGGGAAATCGCTTTCTATCAGGAACGGATTCGGCGAAATCCAGGGGACGGATTAGATCGAACCGCCTTAGCCAAAGCCTATCTGAAGATGGCTCGGGCGACGGGGGATGCTAATTGGTATCTCATGGCAGAGCAGTCGGCAAAGCGATCGCTCGCTAATTTATCCTTTGATAATCAAGGTGCTATTTTGGTGCTGGCTCGGATTGCGGAAGCGAAACATGACTTCACAGAAGCGATTCGCTTGGCAAAACAGGTACTGCAAACCGAGTCTGGAAATGAAGATGCACTCTCGCTGCTGGTTACATCAAACTTGGCAATGGGCAAGGTGGATGAAGCCAATCGCGTCGCCAATGCTTTAGTAGATAAAATCCCCACGTTAGGCTCCTTGACACTTAGGGCTTTGGTAAAAGTTGCACAAGGTCAAGATGCAGCAGCCATTCAAGATTTCCAGCAAGCTCTAGCAGCTGAAGAACCGGGCGAGACAGGCAGTTCGGCTTGGACGCGGACATTGCTGGGTCGGTTTTACTTCCAGCGGGGCAACCATCAACTTGCCAAGGAACTTTACCAGGAAGTTTTACGCATCCTGCCGCGATATCCCTTGGCATTAGTCAATCTGGCAGAATTAGAGACTCGACTCGGACAGTATCGAGCCGCGGAGCGTCATTACTCCCAGGTCTTTGTTTCCCCAACCTACCAGAATGTATTCGATCACGTTGCCTTGCAGGGCATGGCACGGGTGAAGCATTTGCAGGGCGACCAGTCAGGCGCTCAGGAGTTATGGGACAAAGCCGAAGCGTTAATCCGCCAGCATCAAAATATCACTTCTTTTGGACATAGGCGCGAACTGGCACGCCTGTTACTGGAACGGGGGCGTTCCGAGGACTTCGCGGAAGCGCTTTCCCTAATGCAGGCAGAAGTCGCTATCCGCCGCGATGCAGAGACACTGGATACTCTAGCTTGGGCGCTTTGCCGTTCGGAACGCTGGCGGGAAGCTCAGCAGGTCGTTGCCGAAGCGCTAGGGCGAGGCACTCGTGATGCTGGAATTTTTGCTCGCGCAGGCACAATCGAGCAGGCATTGGGGAATAATTCCCAAGCGATCGCTTATTTCCAAAAAGCTGAAGAAATCGACCCGACTTTTGACGAACAGACACAGCGATCGCAAAGACTTAACTCAAATTCTGCAACCGAGGTGAATCAATGA
- a CDS encoding DUF4331 domain-containing protein — MKQKTCVPVKETAAPLNKIATSPKKPSRRFGLRNPIGLGVLVLGLALIAGMTPLYLKASDHDDGEVDAKGRNLNLTDLFVFREKDQNPNASQNDLVLIMNTNPRSLARQQYYFSTRAKYEFKVSRVGNNDATPTGKEDVVLQFTFSPPDANRQQTITMTAIRDGAIVLQTKNLRTTPLNPNPSAPPIVNQVSGGGANLAVFAGLREDPFFFDVEQYFRVRAAFLGIGPAVSGFRPPEQAIDFTKGYNVNAIAVRVPIKFLQGSTSATTFDVWETISVPGANGKFTQFERLARPAINEGLVVTNDFLNALNTVSPGFEAAALAGQQPAANIAGPIVGEAKKTLLAFGNTEQRANALLGAFLPDVMRIDTRGPSGYANALNAKGSPIRGRLIKDDVIDITLSVVTEGKVTSDNVSYDGAPGNPAQGHKPLQPAFPYLALPN, encoded by the coding sequence ATGAAGCAAAAAACTTGTGTTCCTGTGAAAGAAACTGCGGCTCCTCTCAACAAAATTGCAACTTCCCCTAAAAAACCTTCGCGTCGCTTTGGTTTAAGAAACCCAATCGGTTTGGGCGTACTTGTTTTAGGATTAGCTTTGATCGCTGGGATGACACCTCTCTATCTCAAAGCTTCTGACCATGATGATGGTGAGGTAGATGCCAAGGGACGCAACCTTAATTTAACTGACCTGTTTGTATTCCGGGAAAAAGATCAGAACCCGAATGCGTCTCAAAACGATCTGGTCTTGATTATGAATACGAACCCGCGATCGCTAGCGCGTCAGCAGTATTACTTCAGTACCAGAGCCAAGTACGAGTTCAAAGTATCGCGGGTGGGGAATAATGACGCCACTCCCACGGGTAAGGAAGATGTGGTTCTACAATTCACCTTTAGCCCACCGGATGCGAATCGCCAACAAACCATCACGATGACCGCCATCCGGGACGGTGCAATTGTTCTCCAAACCAAGAACCTCCGCACCACCCCGCTGAATCCCAACCCCAGTGCGCCGCCAATCGTTAATCAGGTATCCGGCGGTGGCGCTAACTTAGCCGTATTTGCGGGACTCCGGGAAGATCCATTCTTCTTCGACGTTGAGCAATATTTCCGGGTTCGCGCTGCTTTTCTTGGCATCGGTCCCGCAGTTTCTGGGTTCCGTCCGCCCGAACAAGCTATTGATTTTACCAAAGGATACAACGTCAACGCGATCGCAGTCCGAGTACCGATTAAATTCTTACAAGGCTCGACCTCCGCAACCACTTTTGATGTCTGGGAAACAATTTCAGTGCCCGGAGCAAACGGCAAATTTACTCAGTTTGAGCGGCTGGCTCGACCGGCGATCAACGAGGGTCTTGTCGTCACAAACGACTTCCTGAACGCCCTAAACACCGTTAGTCCTGGTTTTGAAGCTGCTGCTCTGGCGGGTCAACAACCGGCTGCGAATATCGCTGGGCCAATCGTCGGGGAAGCGAAAAAGACGCTGTTAGCTTTTGGGAATACCGAGCAACGAGCGAACGCCTTATTGGGTGCCTTTTTGCCAGACGTGATGCGAATCGACACTAGGGGACCCAGCGGATACGCCAACGCCCTGAATGCCAAAGGTAGCCCGATTCGGGGTCGCTTGATAAAAGATGATGTCATCGACATCACCTTAAGCGTCGTCACCGAGGGGAAGGTTACGAGTGATAACGTGTCCTACGACGGCGCACCGGGTAATCCAGCACAAGGACACAAGCCGTTACAACCCGCATTCCCCTATTTGGCTCTCCCCAACTAG
- a CDS encoding CHAT domain-containing protein, whose product MNVFEFEITIQSKSGDSSWPIVVRCKQPDGLTIHSKETLELSQDDFNELTQQQENEREYGTLLGKALFRGAVYDTFVRALSKSSQDCRLRILLSIEAADNDEVKTLHWERLCAPIDADEDWDLLARDQRVPFSLYIPTVIDRRFPPIGRRDLRALVLVASPSNIGKFQLAPFDVEAVLSGVKEALGDIPYEILANDVAGAIGPPTLQELSKQLTNSKKPYTLLHFVAHGKLMDNGETVLYWAKADNQVQPVTGEELLSELKNIGNHQRSLPHFAFLCTCESADPRAEAGLGGLGQRLVRNLGMPAVVAMTRKVSVETGLALGQSFYRRLRESGEVDTALQEATAGLGKRHDIAVPALFSRLGGRPLFSDRLDDRDLTDEEIDYGIGKLSQLLQERAPHASVLKESFKRQVETLNGTKGAESRIASEQRQQAIVEIDNLCDQVLEISFDALAALGKEPPEYKAECPFPGLSSFAEEQYHKFFFGRDELIRDLQKELAKDNFLAVIGASGSGKSSVVLAGLIPKLKQEPSLQSVRITPSNEPLKQLEILLKVSQQHSVLVVDQFEELFTLCEDKANRQEFIDKLLHLASRRKVVITMRADFLGECTFYPELRKRIETRQKLVGPMEPAELITAMKMQADRGGLRFETGLSHSILNDVQGEPGAMPLLQYALQELWKRRRGRWMCDEEYQSIGRVHQAIAKTADDFYNSLPAKQQEQVQNIFLRLTRLDKNAIQGEKRRDTRQRVELEDLVPSGSNLAQTKKLVQQLAGEGVRLVVTSRNQTTGKEEVEVAHEALIRYWPTLKEWLSQNRSDLQLRETICQAAEDWHQHQKQPDQDSYLIHQGGRLEDAQVLLKQPKFVHLNQEEAEYVLACLERRDRIRRQEKQRRHRLLFAAVSSAFVFAGFAIFAAYQWRQADSATQEAKNAKQQTESAKQQTEIERIQALSTSSEAQLATNQLETLIGSLQAAKGVKKLGLSQTTLTNKVLTNKVIGSLQKVTSEVRERNRLEGHTDSVIDVSFSPNGQMLASTGDDGTVRLSDLHGNELFKSEVSKERVRSVKFSPKGQILATGAEDGIIKLWDFNGKLLTNFSKTKFPKQKKGVYNITFSPDGKKIAAGSGDGIVLLWSLEGNSLITFPAHNTNSKVWGISFSPDGEKIATSSGDGTAKLWDLNGTLLKEFKGHKNTVFSVNFSPDGQKLATAAMDGTAKLWDLNGKDLKGKELRALSGHEDWVFSVIFSPDGKHLATGSKDGVVRYWGLNGKLLKEFKGHKNSVRSVVFRPDGKLLATAGYDNTVRLWDLQDHQQSTDLKGHEGTVWSVSFSPDDEILATAGADGTVRLWDYLSGEQLGEFKGHKGVIWKVTFSPKGKLLATSGEDKTARLWSVFGKERRQFQGHEDEVLGLNFSPDGKFLATSGKDDTARLWDLSVKKELRKFKGHIGDVLSVSFSPKGKLLATAGKDGMVLATAGVDGMVRLWNSSGQEIEKFQAHPEPITSVIWSNDGQKLATGSGDGTIRLWDLSGKQLKEFKGHIGPVQKLRWSKDDKLLATAGSDSTARLWDVSGPQVAVFKGHKGEVKSIDFSLDGKLLATSGQDGTVKLWRIEGLDELMVRGCAWVHDYLNNQDSKLTLKERQVCHGISSANNPPKPN is encoded by the coding sequence ATGAATGTCTTTGAGTTCGAGATTACCATCCAGAGCAAATCCGGCGATAGTAGCTGGCCTATTGTTGTCAGGTGTAAGCAACCGGATGGACTAACCATCCATTCAAAAGAGACTCTTGAGCTAAGTCAGGATGACTTTAACGAACTCACTCAACAGCAAGAAAACGAGAGGGAATACGGCACCCTACTAGGCAAAGCCCTGTTTCGAGGGGCTGTCTATGACACCTTTGTTCGTGCCCTATCCAAGAGCAGTCAGGACTGTCGCCTGCGAATTTTGCTATCGATTGAAGCGGCTGACAACGACGAAGTGAAGACCTTGCATTGGGAAAGGCTGTGTGCTCCGATTGATGCCGACGAGGATTGGGATCTTTTAGCCCGCGACCAGCGCGTTCCCTTTTCCCTGTACATTCCCACTGTTATCGATCGCCGCTTTCCCCCGATTGGGCGGCGGGACTTGCGGGCACTGGTGCTGGTAGCGAGTCCCTCTAATATCGGTAAGTTTCAATTAGCACCTTTTGACGTTGAAGCTGTCTTATCTGGAGTCAAGGAAGCGCTTGGTGATATTCCTTACGAAATTTTGGCAAATGATGTTGCAGGTGCTATCGGACCCCCAACGCTACAAGAACTGTCTAAGCAACTGACTAACTCTAAGAAGCCATACACCTTGCTGCACTTTGTCGCCCACGGCAAGCTGATGGATAACGGAGAAACTGTTCTGTACTGGGCAAAAGCCGATAACCAAGTTCAGCCAGTGACTGGGGAAGAATTACTCTCAGAGTTGAAGAATATCGGTAATCATCAGAGGAGCTTACCTCACTTTGCCTTTCTCTGCACTTGCGAAAGTGCCGACCCCAGAGCAGAAGCAGGATTAGGGGGATTAGGTCAGCGATTGGTCAGAAATTTGGGGATGCCTGCTGTAGTAGCGATGACTCGCAAGGTGAGCGTAGAGACAGGCTTGGCTCTAGGACAGAGCTTTTATCGACGACTTAGAGAGTCCGGAGAGGTAGATACGGCGCTACAAGAGGCAACAGCCGGACTGGGAAAACGCCACGATATTGCTGTCCCAGCTCTGTTTAGCCGCTTGGGTGGGCGTCCCTTATTTAGCGATCGCCTTGACGATCGGGATTTAACTGACGAGGAAATCGACTATGGTATTGGCAAGCTGAGCCAACTCCTTCAAGAACGCGCCCCTCATGCCTCCGTACTCAAGGAGAGCTTTAAAAGGCAGGTAGAGACGCTCAACGGTACCAAAGGAGCCGAGTCACGCATAGCGAGTGAACAGCGCCAGCAGGCAATAGTAGAGATCGATAACCTGTGCGATCAAGTCCTGGAAATTAGCTTTGATGCTCTGGCAGCTTTAGGCAAAGAACCACCAGAATACAAGGCTGAGTGTCCTTTTCCGGGTCTATCTTCCTTTGCTGAGGAACAATACCATAAGTTCTTTTTTGGGCGCGATGAGCTGATTAGAGACTTACAAAAGGAACTGGCGAAGGATAATTTCTTAGCGGTTATCGGTGCTTCGGGCAGCGGCAAGTCATCAGTGGTACTAGCTGGACTGATTCCTAAGCTTAAACAGGAGCCAAGCCTACAGTCGGTTCGCATCACACCAAGCAACGAGCCGCTCAAACAATTAGAAATACTGTTAAAGGTATCCCAACAGCATTCGGTACTGGTGGTAGACCAATTTGAGGAACTGTTCACCCTCTGCGAGGATAAAGCCAATCGCCAAGAATTTATCGACAAGTTGTTACACCTTGCCTCCCGGCGGAAAGTTGTGATTACGATGCGGGCGGACTTTTTAGGAGAGTGTACCTTCTACCCCGAACTGAGAAAGCGGATTGAAACCCGACAAAAATTGGTTGGACCGATGGAACCTGCCGAACTAATTACAGCGATGAAGATGCAGGCAGATAGGGGAGGGTTGCGCTTTGAAACTGGCTTGAGCCACTCGATTCTCAATGATGTGCAAGGAGAGCCTGGGGCAATGCCACTGCTGCAATATGCGTTGCAGGAACTGTGGAAGCGGCGGCGGGGGCGCTGGATGTGCGATGAGGAGTACCAATCTATCGGTAGAGTTCACCAGGCGATCGCTAAAACTGCTGATGATTTTTACAATAGCCTCCCAGCTAAGCAACAAGAGCAAGTCCAGAATATTTTCTTGCGCTTAACTCGCTTGGATAAGAATGCCATCCAGGGAGAGAAGCGACGGGACACCCGCCAGCGAGTGGAACTAGAGGATTTGGTGCCGAGTGGGAGCAATCTGGCCCAGACGAAGAAGTTGGTACAGCAGCTAGCTGGTGAAGGGGTACGGCTAGTCGTCACCAGTCGGAACCAAACTACCGGGAAGGAAGAAGTAGAAGTCGCCCATGAAGCTTTAATCCGCTATTGGCCAACATTGAAGGAGTGGTTGAGCCAGAACCGCAGCGATTTGCAACTCCGAGAAACGATATGTCAGGCGGCAGAAGATTGGCACCAGCACCAAAAGCAACCAGACCAAGACAGCTATTTAATCCATCAGGGCGGAAGATTAGAAGATGCACAAGTGCTGTTGAAACAGCCCAAATTTGTGCATCTCAACCAAGAAGAAGCTGAATATGTCTTGGCTTGTTTGGAGCGGCGCGATCGCATCCGCAGGCAAGAAAAACAACGCAGACATCGCCTGCTTTTCGCCGCTGTCAGCTCAGCTTTTGTCTTTGCTGGATTTGCTATCTTTGCTGCATATCAGTGGCGGCAAGCAGACAGTGCGACGCAGGAAGCAAAAAATGCGAAGCAGCAAACAGAAAGTGCGAAGCAGCAAACAGAAATCGAGCGAATTCAGGCGTTAAGTACTTCCTCAGAAGCTCAGTTAGCAACAAATCAATTAGAAACATTGATCGGAAGTTTACAAGCTGCCAAAGGAGTTAAGAAACTGGGGCTGTCACAAACAACCTTAACGAATAAAGTCTTAACGAATAAAGTAATAGGCAGCCTGCAAAAAGTAACTTCTGAAGTCAGAGAACGCAATCGCTTAGAAGGACATACAGACTCAGTTATAGATGTCAGTTTTAGCCCAAATGGTCAAATGCTGGCGAGTACTGGAGATGATGGCACAGTTCGTTTGTCAGATTTACATGGCAATGAACTCTTTAAAAGTGAAGTTAGTAAAGAGCGAGTTAGAAGTGTCAAGTTTAGTCCTAAGGGTCAGATACTGGCAACTGGTGCTGAGGATGGGATTATAAAATTGTGGGATTTTAACGGAAAACTATTGACGAACTTTTCTAAGACGAAATTTCCTAAGCAGAAGAAGGGGGTATATAACATCACTTTCAGCCCTGATGGTAAGAAGATCGCTGCTGGTTCTGGGGATGGCATCGTTCTCTTATGGAGTTTGGAGGGAAATTCTTTGATTACATTTCCCGCTCATAATACTAATAGTAAAGTGTGGGGTATCAGTTTCAGTCCTGATGGTGAGAAGATCGCTACTAGTTCTGGAGATGGCACTGCCAAGTTGTGGGATTTGAACGGAACACTATTAAAGGAATTTAAAGGGCATAAAAATACGGTGTTTAGTGTCAATTTTAGTCCTGATGGTCAAAAACTTGCCACTGCCGCTATGGATGGTACTGCCAAGTTGTGGGATTTGAACGGAAAGGATTTGAAAGGAAAAGAGTTGAGAGCATTGTCAGGACATGAAGACTGGGTGTTTAGCGTCATTTTCAGTCCCGATGGCAAGCATCTCGCCACTGGTTCCAAGGACGGTGTTGTTCGCTACTGGGGTTTGAATGGAAAACTCTTGAAAGAATTTAAAGGGCATAAAAACTCAGTTAGAAGTGTTGTTTTCCGCCCAGATGGAAAGCTTTTAGCTACGGCTGGATACGACAACACTGTACGCTTGTGGGATTTGCAAGACCACCAGCAGTCCACTGATCTCAAAGGGCACGAAGGCACAGTCTGGAGCGTCAGTTTTAGCCCGGATGACGAAATCTTAGCGACTGCTGGAGCTGATGGCACTGTCCGCCTGTGGGATTATTTATCAGGCGAGCAGTTAGGGGAATTTAAAGGTCATAAAGGTGTAATTTGGAAGGTTACTTTTAGCCCGAAGGGCAAACTTTTAGCTACATCAGGAGAGGATAAGACCGCCCGCTTGTGGAGTGTATTTGGTAAGGAACGGAGACAATTCCAAGGCCATGAAGATGAAGTCTTAGGTTTGAACTTTAGCCCGGATGGTAAGTTTTTAGCAACCTCAGGAAAGGATGACACCGCCCGTTTGTGGGATTTGTCTGTTAAAAAAGAACTGCGAAAATTCAAAGGTCATATAGGTGACGTCCTAAGTGTCAGTTTTAGCCCGAAGGGCAAACTTTTAGCTACCGCAGGAAAGGATGGCATGGTACTAGCTACCGCAGGAGTGGATGGCATGGTTCGCTTGTGGAATTCATCAGGTCAGGAGATAGAAAAATTCCAAGCGCATCCAGAACCTATCACTAGCGTCATTTGGAGTAATGACGGACAAAAACTGGCTACAGGTAGTGGCGATGGCACTATTCGTTTGTGGGATTTGTCTGGTAAACAATTAAAGGAATTCAAAGGTCATATAGGTCCAGTACAGAAACTCCGTTGGAGTAAGGATGATAAGCTGCTAGCGACTGCTGGATCTGACTCAACCGCTCGTCTATGGGATGTATCCGGTCCACAGGTAGCCGTATTCAAAGGTCATAAAGGGGAGGTCAAGAGTATCGATTTTAGTCTCGATGGCAAGCTTCTAGCTACGAGTGGTCAAGATGGAACGGTTAAGTTGTGGCGAATTGAAGGATTAGATGAGCTGATGGTGCGGGGTTGCGCTTGGGTACACGACTATCTCAATAATCAAGATTCCAAACTTACGCTTAAAGAACGTCAGGTTTGTCATGGTATTAGCTCTGCTAATAATCCACCTAAACCTAACTGA